In Hydractinia symbiolongicarpus strain clone_291-10 chromosome 13, HSymV2.1, whole genome shotgun sequence, a single genomic region encodes these proteins:
- the LOC130623644 gene encoding heterogeneous nuclear ribonucleoprotein L-like isoform X1: MTTATVLQSRLLLEPDQLITSCTKSEPFKNSENLASVNSSTIYTQAASDQSEISLAAQLVDPARAVQIVTKAIQLATNPLQLSDTINRSYLNSKQPISGAQYQRKLKMEELYKWRVWTPYPVQMVKPKVNGKGYDNHNMPPSKVIHCRAVADGCKETDLVQVMRPFGSIRALTLMPKLRQALVEYEELESAIACVTYAQLQPVLVLGRQMYVNYSKSTEINRDFSNSASIGQTPTNILLFTIINAIHPVNVETVKKICLQHAEVQRIVIFHKNGLQALVEFLTIDDAQRVQQALNGCDIFAGCCTLKIDFSKTGRLNVHANTAETYDVEIEKRKRGGSLLALMNHTVDSNVFAQSQVFSQAASDAFNTTKSPSNLGLENGKLSQEAISAILAGAAGFPAVQSLIAKVMTSGSQAQAQSSQPIQASSSGIGTLLTNTMDTSVDSDSGSSMSSVSRTTLLSAQPTTVETYTSPFAALSGGLSLAGGEGCVAMVYGVNNEKMNCDHLFNLFCLYGNVVKVKTLVNKPGAAMIQYTDKMSTDISIRNLNNLTLFGQKFQLSFSKHPFIADASQVTPLFDGSASAVSYADSRNNRFKFIPGGVDIFSRIHPPSKVLHYFNAPPDCTEEQLKQVFETLGAEVPTKQATFSKSNGKSSSGLLEFSSVPTAVEALILANHFTMHRDNSTDPFHMIEQGGAAYTLKLAFSPSNAINN; the protein is encoded by the exons ATGACTACCGCCACAGTCTTGCAAAGCAGATTATTATTAGAACCGGATCAACTCATTACAAGCTGTACCAAAAGTGAACCATTCAAGAACTCAGAAAACTTAGCAAGTGTTAATAGCAGTACTATTTATACCCAGGCTGCTTCAGACCAGTCAGAAATTAGTTTAGCTGCCCAGTTAGTTGATCCGGCTAGAGCTGTTCAGATTGTGACTAAAGCTATTCAATTAGCTACAAATCCATTGCAACTGAGTGATACCATCAACAGGTCTTACTTAAATTCAAAACAGCCTATAAGTGGAGCGCAATATCAGCGTAAACTTAAAATGGAGGAGCTGTATAAATGGAGGGTATGGACTCCATATCCTGTGCAAATGGTAAAGCCTAAGGTGAATggcaaag GTTACGACAATCACAACATGCCACCATCCAAAGTAATACACTGCCGAGCAGTTGCTGATGGTTGTAAGGAAACAGATTTGGTGCAAGTAATGAGACCATTTGGTAGTATAAG AGCTTTAACACTCATGCCAAAGTTACGTCAAGCTTTAGTGGAATATGag GAATTAGAATCAGCTATTGCTTGTGTAACATATGCCCAA CTTCAACCTGTGTTAGTACTAGGAAGACAAATGTATGTTAATTACTCGAAAAGTACAGAAATTAACAG AGATTTCAGTAATTCTGCGAGCATTGGACAAACACCCACCAATATTTTGCTATTTACCATAATTAATGCTATACATCCAGTGAATGTGGAGACTGTAAAAAAAATCTGCTTGCAGCATGCTGAAGTTCAACGTATTGTAATTTTTCATAAGAATGGTTTGCAAGCGCTGGTTGAATTTTTAACAATTGATGATGCACAACGAGTACAGCAGGCCTTAAATGGATGTGACATATTCGCTGGTTGTTGTACTTTGAAAATTGACTTCTCTAAG ACTGGAAGGTTAAATGTGCATGCCAACACTGCTGAAACTTACGATGTtgaaatagaaaaaagaaaaagaggag GTTCCTTACTAGCTTTAATGAATCATACAGTAGATTCAAATGTTTTTGCACAAAGTCAAGTATTTTCACAAGCAGCCAGCG ATGCATTTAATACTACGAAAAGCCCTAGTAATCTTGGTTTGGAAAACG GTAAATTGAGCCAGGAAGCTATTTCCGCTATTCTAGCTGGGGCTGCAGGTTTTCCAGCCGTCCAAA gTTTGATTGCCAAAGTGATGACATCAGGAAGTCAAGCTCAAGCACAGTCAAGTCAGCCCATCCAGGCTAGTTCATCAG GCATTGGAACTTTGCTGACAAACACAATGGATACATCTGTTGATAGTGATTCTGGATCAAGTATGAGCTCTGTTAGTCGCACAACATTATTAAGCGCGCAACCAACCACTGTTGAGACTTATACTTCACCATTTGCAGCTCTTAGTGGAGGCTTGAGTTTAG ctgGAGGAGAAGGATGTGTTGCCATGGTTTATGGTGtcaacaatgaaaaaatgaattgtgaccatctttttaatttgttttgtttatatggCAATGTGGTGAAG gttAAAACATTGGTAAATAAACCAGGTGCAGCAATGATACAGTACACAGATAAAATGTCAACAGACATATCTATTCGAAACCTGAACAATTTAACACTCTTTGGACAAAAGTTTCAACTATC attttCTAAGCATCCATTTATAGCTGACGCATCACAAGTGACTCCACTATTTGATGGTTCTGCTTCAGCTGTCAGTTATGCCGACTCACGCAACAACAGATTTAAGTTTATACCAGGAGGTGTTGATATATTTTCACGGATACACCCGCCCTCAAAAGTTCTGCACTACTTTAACGCCCCTCCTGATTGCACGGAAGAGCAGCTAAAGCAAGTTTTTGAGACTTTAGGAGCTGAAGTCCCAACGAAGCAGGCTACCTTCTCAAAAA GCAATGGAAAATCATCTTCAGGATTACTGGAATTTTCATCAGTTCCAACTGCAGTCGAAGCCTTGATACTTGCAAATCACTTTACTATGCACAGAGATAACAGCACAG ATCCTTTTCACATGATCGAACAAG